The genomic stretch CCGGTGCAAGCAGCAATCATCGGGCTGGTCATCGTCATTCTTGCAGGGGTTTTCCTGGGCCTGCGCTACACCGAGTTTGGTCGCGCGGTACGAGCAACGTCGACCAATCCCGAGCTTGCCATCGTAACAGGTGTCCAGCCTGAACGGGTTTATGGCGCCGTCTTGTTTGCAGCCGGCTTCCTCGCTGCCGTCGGCGGAATTGTGCTGGCGACCGAGACCTCTCTTAATCCGCTTCTTGGCTGGCGCGTTCTGATACCACTTTTCGCAGTCGCGATCCTGGGCGGTCTTGGAAGCGTTGTCGGTGCAGCACTTGCCGCGGTACTGGTGGGCCTGACGTCAGAGTTCAGCCTCTTCATCCTGCCATCGAGCTATAAAACCGCGCTGGCATTTCTCGTACTTACCCTCGTCTTGCTGGTTCGCCCAAGCGGCCTTGTGAAATCCAGGAGCTAAGCCATGATCGACTATCTCATCGCGATCCTGATTTTTGCGGGCATCTACGGATTTGTGGCCCTCGGTCTCAACATCCAATGGGGCTTGACCGGGCTTATCAATCTGGGTCAGGTCGCATTCTTCGCAGTTGGCGCTTACACGTTTGCCCTTCTTTCGAAAGCGGGCGTTCCCTTTCTGCTGGCGGTCGGAGTGGCGACGGCCTTGAGCGGTGTCTTCGGTGCTGCCGTTGCAATGTTTACACCGCGTCTGCGCGAGGATTATCTCGCCATTGTAACACTCGGTTTCAGCGAGTTCGTCAGGTTGGTCCTGCTGAATGAGAAATGGCTGGCTGGGGGACCTGACGGGGTTGCAGGCGTACCGCGTCCCGCATCATTCCCCGGACTTGGATCGGAGACTTCCTTTCTGGTCGTCACGGCACTCGCGCTTGCGTTCGCCTTCTGGTTCACCCGGCGTATCGAGCGTTACCCGATCGGGCGGACGCTCAAGGCGATCCGGGAAGACGAAGGCGTTGTCACGTCCGTCGGCAAGGTTGCACTGGCATACAAGACAAAAGCATTCCTGTTGGGCGCAGCTTTGGCTGGCTTGGGTGGTGCGTTTTTTGCCAGCTACCTCAGCTACATCTCGCCGGATATGTTTGGTCCGAACGTGAGCATTTACGTCCTTGCGGCCGTCTTGATTGGCGCCCAGGGCTCGAGCGTGGCAACTCTCCTGAGCACGGCTCTGGTTGCTGCGCTTCTTGAAGGGACGCGCCTGCTCAAGGACTACATCACATTTGTCGATGGTGTGGAATTGGCGGCCCTGCGCCTGATGGTGCTCGGACTTGCACTGATCGCGATCGTAATGGTTCGCTACCGCCCGGGGAGGGCATGATGAAACAGATACTCGAGATCAAGGACGTCAGCCGGCGTTTTGGAGGCCTGCAGGCCGTCAACAAATGCCGGTTCTCCGTCCGCGCCGGCAGCATAACCGGGCTCGTCGGGCCGAACGGAGCTGGAAAGTCCACCCTTTTCAGCTTGGTCAGTGGCTTCGTTCGCCCCGACAGCGGCGAGGTCCTGTTCGATGGGAACCACATCGAAAAGCTGAGCGCGCACGATATCGCCCGGCTCGGCCTTCGCCGCACGTTTCAGATTCCGCGCGAACTCAAACAGATGACCGTGCTTGAGAACCTCCTGCTGGTGCCCGAGGGGCAGTTCGGCGACCAGGTGCGGTCGGTCCTCTTGCCCGGCAAGCGCGTTCGCGACGAAGAAAGGATCAACCTGCAGAAGGCGCAGGGGGTCTTGGAAATGGTCGGCTTGGGTGAAAAGGCTCAACACCCGGCAGCCCTACTTTCGGGTGGTCAGAAAAAGCTTCTTGAACTTGCCCGCTGCCTGATGGCTGACCCAAAGCTGTTGTTGCTCGACGAGCCTACCGCCGGAGTCAATCCGACCCTCATACGACATCTGATGGCGGTTCTCAGGCGCATCCATGCCTCTGGTGTGACGCTGTTGATCATCGAGCACAACATGACGGTCATCATGGAACTGTGCGAGCGGGTGATCGTCATGGACAGGGGGCAGGTAATTGCCGCAGGCACGCCTGTTGAGATTCAATCGAACAAGGAAGTGCTGGACGCCTATCTTGGAGGGGTGAGCGCATGAACAAGAAGATCATTTTAACAGCCGAGTCCCTTGTCGCCGGTTACGGCGAGATGCAGATCTTGCATGGAGTGAGCCTAGAGTTGGCCGCAGGTGAGATCGTCACCATTATCGGTCCGAATGGTTGCGGTAAGTCAACTTTATTGAAGACACTTGCGGGCCTGTTGAGGCCCAAAGCGGGAACCATCAAGCTGAAGGGGATCGATATCACCCTTGCTCCGACGCGTGATCGTTTGCGCTCCGGTCTGGGATATGTGCCTCAGGTGCGCAACGTATTCGCCACGATGAGCGTCGAAGAAAACCTGCGTATGGGTCTTTTTGCCGTCCCGGGTTCGGTCAAGGAGCGGCAAGCGGTGGTGCGTGAAATTCTGCCCAACCTGGCCGATTACTGGACAGCGACCGCTGGCAAGCTAAGCGGCGGCCAGCAGCAGGTCGTGGCGCTCGGCAGGGCGCTCATGGCTGGACCCTCGGTCTTGCTGCTTGACGAACCAAGCGCTGGCCTGTCGCCCAAGGCGACAGACGAAGTATTCCAGCACATACGCGAGATAAGTCATCGACAAGGCGTCGGCGTGCTGCTGGTTGAGCAGAATGCTCATAAGGCGCTGGAGATTTCCGATCGCTGCTACATTCTTGCAGAGGGAAAAAACCAGATTGATGGGAGCGCCGAGAGCATCATGAACAATCCCGTCGTCGGAAAGATCTATCTTGGCGCCCACGCTGAAGCAGTTTGAAGGACGGTCAGGTGCGGCCGCAGCCGCCAGCTTCTGAAGTTTTCGACTTTGTCGAGAAAGCGGAAGCAGCGCGATCCGCCGACTGCTCAAGCGGCTGCTAACGGTAGCCGCTTGATAGATTCTCTAAGACGAACTCTCTTCGGACACCAGCGGACTGCAAATCTTGACGCCCAGCGCCCAGCAAGCTCTAAAGGACGATCGATTACCTAAATCAGTTTTCCGCTGAACCAGGGATATCACCGCACAGAAGCTGTTTCGAAAGCCCGAAGCCCAATTTCATGAAAGCGCCTGCAGATAGCGGGGGGCCCTTCCGTTGCTGGCAGCTTGAGCCGCGTGCATGATAGCATTGGTATCCAAGCCATGATGCCGATAAAGGTCGGCAATCGTGCCGGTCTGGCCGAAATGTTCGACCCCCAGCGATTTGACGCGGTGACCATAGACCCCCCCAATCCAGGAGAGCGTGGCTGGGTGGCCATCGATCACCGTGACGATCCCGCAATCACGTGACAAAGGCGCCAGCAGGCGTTCGATGTGGCTCATCGCCCCGACCGCTCCACGTTGTCGGGCTCGTTCAGCAGCTTGCCAGCCGGCATTGAGCCGGTCCGCGGAGGTGATCGCCAACAATCCGACGTCCCGTCGATCTTCGGCGAGCAGACCTGTTGCAGCGATCGCCTCGGGCGCAATGACACCCTGATAGGCAATGATCACACTGGCGTTGGGACCTGGCCGACGCAACCAGTATCCACCATTGATAATGTCTTGCTCCAGGTCAGGAGCCATTTGGCGTGCTGGCTGCTCGAGCGGGCGCGTCGACAGGCGGAGATAAACGGATCCACCGGTCTGATCGCGCAACCACGTTGTTTCATCGGGGTCACCTTCGCCGTCGCGCTGCATGTA from Sinorhizobium alkalisoli encodes the following:
- a CDS encoding branched-chain amino acid ABC transporter permease, which codes for MEFKIYLISALVMAAIWSLPAAAISLIYGVLRYPNFAIPEFMTLGAYLTLLLCGFSLPLWAAGLLAAVVTGLIALAVDQTAFRFVRKAGILPPVLLSLGLMLVLQNLVRFGWGNGNLQFPILPMRPFIIAGFIITPVQAAIIGLVIVILAGVFLGLRYTEFGRAVRATSTNPELAIVTGVQPERVYGAVLFAAGFLAAVGGIVLATETSLNPLLGWRVLIPLFAVAILGGLGSVVGAALAAVLVGLTSEFSLFILPSSYKTALAFLVLTLVLLVRPSGLVKSRS
- a CDS encoding branched-chain amino acid ABC transporter permease, producing MIDYLIAILIFAGIYGFVALGLNIQWGLTGLINLGQVAFFAVGAYTFALLSKAGVPFLLAVGVATALSGVFGAAVAMFTPRLREDYLAIVTLGFSEFVRLVLLNEKWLAGGPDGVAGVPRPASFPGLGSETSFLVVTALALAFAFWFTRRIERYPIGRTLKAIREDEGVVTSVGKVALAYKTKAFLLGAALAGLGGAFFASYLSYISPDMFGPNVSIYVLAAVLIGAQGSSVATLLSTALVAALLEGTRLLKDYITFVDGVELAALRLMVLGLALIAIVMVRYRPGRA
- a CDS encoding ABC transporter ATP-binding protein produces the protein MKQILEIKDVSRRFGGLQAVNKCRFSVRAGSITGLVGPNGAGKSTLFSLVSGFVRPDSGEVLFDGNHIEKLSAHDIARLGLRRTFQIPRELKQMTVLENLLLVPEGQFGDQVRSVLLPGKRVRDEERINLQKAQGVLEMVGLGEKAQHPAALLSGGQKKLLELARCLMADPKLLLLDEPTAGVNPTLIRHLMAVLRRIHASGVTLLIIEHNMTVIMELCERVIVMDRGQVIAAGTPVEIQSNKEVLDAYLGGVSA
- a CDS encoding ABC transporter ATP-binding protein, which translates into the protein MNKKIILTAESLVAGYGEMQILHGVSLELAAGEIVTIIGPNGCGKSTLLKTLAGLLRPKAGTIKLKGIDITLAPTRDRLRSGLGYVPQVRNVFATMSVEENLRMGLFAVPGSVKERQAVVREILPNLADYWTATAGKLSGGQQQVVALGRALMAGPSVLLLDEPSAGLSPKATDEVFQHIREISHRQGVGVLLVEQNAHKALEISDRCYILAEGKNQIDGSAESIMNNPVVGKIYLGAHAEAV